In one Nocardioides luteus genomic region, the following are encoded:
- a CDS encoding cupin domain-containing protein, translating to MSLPESMGTKGVPYPPDRYDGEAGEVSAFYRPDKTAPDLEYPNGVKVDYLATGATTAGDYGLYRWHFGPGETGPGPHFHRAVAESFYVLTGTVRIYNGEEWIPAGAGDFVHVPVGGLHGFRNTTDEPASMLLHFTPGAPREGYFEGLRELAEGTELGPDDLAEFYKLHDNYWVD from the coding sequence GTCACTTCCAGAGTCGATGGGGACCAAGGGCGTTCCCTACCCGCCCGATCGCTACGACGGCGAGGCCGGTGAGGTCTCGGCGTTCTACCGTCCCGACAAGACCGCACCCGACCTCGAATATCCCAACGGTGTGAAGGTCGACTATCTGGCCACCGGGGCGACCACCGCGGGCGACTACGGGCTCTACCGCTGGCACTTCGGTCCCGGCGAGACCGGTCCCGGGCCGCATTTCCACCGCGCGGTGGCCGAGTCGTTCTACGTGCTGACCGGGACCGTGCGGATCTACAACGGCGAGGAGTGGATCCCGGCTGGCGCCGGCGACTTCGTGCATGTGCCGGTCGGCGGCCTGCACGGCTTCCGCAACACGACCGACGAGCCCGCCTCGATGCTGCTGCACTTCACTCCCGGTGCGCCGCGGGAGGGCTACTTCGAGGGGCTGCGCGAGCTGGCCGAGGGCACCGAGCTCGGTCCGGACGACCTGGCCGAGTTCTACAAGCTCCACGACAACTACTGGGTGGACTGA
- the lepA gene encoding translation elongation factor 4 has protein sequence MSAAPKPGSTPPAIIRNFCIIAHIDHGKSTLADRMLQLTGVVDERAARAQYLDRMDIERERGITIKSQAVRMPWTVTEGENEGETFVLNMIDTPGHVDFTYEVSRSLQACEAAILLVDAAQGIEAQTLANLYLAMGADLHIIPVLNKIDLPSANVEKYALELANLVGCEPEDVLQVSAKTGVGVEDLLNHIVSETPPPVGDPDAPARALIFDSVYDTYRGVVTYVRVFDGSLKHRDKIKMMSTGAVHEMLELGVISPEPVKADHIGVGETGYLITGVKDVRQSRVGDTVTNNGKPAEEMLGGYSHPNPMVFAGLYPIDGDQYPDLREALDKLQLNDAALTYEPETSGALGFGFRCGFLGLLHMEITRDRLEREFNLDLISTAPNVVYDVVMEDGTEHIVTNPSEFPEGKINEVREPVVNATILAPSDYIGTIMELCQNKRGTLQGMDYLSEDRVEMRYVLPMGEIAFDFFDQLKSKTKGYASLNYEFSGDQAADLVKVDILLQGEPVDAFSAIVHRDAAYNYGVMMAGKLKELIPRQQFEVPIQAAIGARVIARENIRAIRKDVLAKCYGGDISRKRKLLEKQKEGKKRMKMVGRVEVPQEAFVAALSTTQASTDKK, from the coding sequence ATGAGTGCTGCCCCGAAGCCCGGCTCCACGCCCCCGGCGATCATCCGCAACTTCTGCATCATCGCCCACATCGACCACGGCAAGTCGACGTTGGCCGACCGGATGCTGCAGCTGACCGGTGTGGTCGACGAGCGCGCCGCGCGGGCGCAGTATCTCGACCGCATGGACATCGAGCGCGAGCGCGGGATCACGATCAAGTCCCAGGCCGTGCGGATGCCGTGGACGGTCACCGAGGGCGAGAACGAGGGCGAGACGTTCGTCCTCAACATGATCGACACCCCCGGCCACGTCGACTTCACCTACGAGGTCTCCCGGTCCCTGCAGGCCTGCGAGGCGGCGATCCTGCTCGTCGACGCGGCCCAGGGCATCGAGGCGCAGACCCTGGCCAACCTCTACCTGGCGATGGGTGCCGACCTGCACATCATCCCGGTGCTCAACAAGATCGACCTGCCCTCGGCGAATGTCGAGAAGTACGCGTTGGAGCTGGCCAACCTCGTCGGCTGCGAGCCCGAGGACGTGCTCCAGGTCTCGGCCAAGACCGGGGTCGGTGTCGAGGACCTGCTCAACCACATCGTCTCCGAGACCCCGCCGCCGGTGGGCGACCCGGACGCGCCCGCGCGGGCACTGATCTTCGACTCGGTCTACGACACCTACCGCGGCGTCGTGACGTACGTCCGGGTCTTCGACGGCTCGCTGAAGCACCGCGACAAGATCAAGATGATGTCGACCGGTGCCGTCCACGAGATGCTCGAGCTCGGGGTCATCTCCCCGGAGCCGGTCAAGGCCGACCACATCGGCGTGGGCGAGACGGGCTACCTGATCACCGGCGTGAAGGATGTCCGCCAGTCGCGGGTCGGTGACACCGTCACCAACAACGGGAAGCCCGCCGAGGAGATGCTCGGTGGCTACTCCCACCCCAACCCGATGGTCTTCGCCGGGCTCTACCCGATCGACGGCGACCAGTACCCCGACCTGCGCGAGGCGCTCGACAAGCTGCAGCTCAACGATGCTGCGCTGACGTACGAGCCGGAGACCTCCGGCGCCCTCGGCTTCGGCTTCCGCTGCGGCTTCCTCGGCCTGCTCCACATGGAGATCACCCGCGACCGGCTCGAGCGCGAGTTCAACCTCGACCTGATCTCGACCGCGCCCAACGTGGTCTACGACGTGGTCATGGAGGACGGCACCGAGCACATCGTGACCAACCCCTCGGAGTTCCCCGAGGGCAAGATCAACGAGGTCCGCGAGCCGGTCGTCAACGCCACCATCCTGGCGCCGTCCGACTACATCGGCACGATCATGGAGCTGTGCCAGAACAAGCGCGGAACCCTGCAGGGGATGGACTACCTCTCCGAGGACCGCGTCGAGATGCGCTACGTCCTGCCGATGGGCGAGATCGCCTTCGACTTCTTCGACCAGCTCAAGTCGAAGACCAAGGGGTACGCCTCGCTCAACTACGAGTTCTCCGGCGACCAGGCCGCCGACCTGGTCAAGGTCGACATCCTGCTCCAGGGCGAGCCCGTCGACGCCTTCTCCGCCATCGTCCACCGCGACGCCGCCTACAACTACGGCGTGATGATGGCCGGCAAGCTCAAGGAGCTCATCCCTCGGCAGCAGTTCGAGGTGCCCATCCAGGCCGCCATCGGCGCCCGCGTCATCGCCCGTGAGAACATCCGCGCCATCCGCAAGGACGTCCTCGCCAAGTGCTACGGCGGCGACATCTCGCGCAAGCGCAAGCTGCTCGAGAAGCAGAAGGAGGGCAAGAAGCGGATGAAGATGGTCGGTCGCGTCGAGGTCCCTCAGGAAGCCTTCGTCGCTGCGCTCTCCACCACTCAGGCTTCGACCGACAAGAAGTAG
- a CDS encoding SigE family RNA polymerase sigma factor, with the protein MDATQVSGKWSGAGAAREFDDFVEACSTRLLRTAYLLTHDRGRAEDLLQTALVKAWLSWSRIDGDPAAYVSKILVNTYATWWRRRWNDERPTSELPEAEYDEDRAATHDLWTALGRLPRRQRAVIVLRYVEDLSEAETARLLGCSIGTVKSQRVKALAKLRLDDALAQETHGEAAR; encoded by the coding sequence GTGGATGCGACCCAGGTCTCGGGGAAGTGGAGCGGAGCGGGAGCTGCGCGGGAGTTCGACGACTTCGTCGAGGCCTGCTCCACGCGGCTGCTGCGGACCGCCTACTTGCTGACCCACGACCGGGGGCGCGCGGAGGACCTTCTGCAGACGGCGCTGGTGAAGGCGTGGCTGTCCTGGTCGCGGATCGACGGCGATCCGGCGGCGTACGTGAGCAAGATCCTCGTCAACACCTACGCCACCTGGTGGCGCCGCAGGTGGAACGACGAGCGGCCGACCTCTGAGCTGCCGGAGGCCGAGTACGACGAGGACCGTGCGGCGACTCACGACCTGTGGACGGCGTTGGGCAGGTTGCCGAGAAGACAGCGGGCGGTGATCGTGCTGCGGTACGTCGAGGACCTCAGCGAAGCGGAGACGGCTCGGTTGCTCGGCTGCTCGATCGGCACGGTGAAGAGCCAGCGGGTGAAGGCACTGGCCAAGCTGCGCCTCGACGACGCACTGGCCCAGGAGACGCACGGGGAGGCGGCGCGATGA
- a CDS encoding NUDIX domain-containing protein, with protein MHFTEYDTRVAAYAVIIDAGRILLSWFNGNHRTEPGWTLPGGGVDYGEQMPAAVRREVKEETGYDVEVGAPLTTNVYVVPFEPGRRPYQSTRVIFEARIVGGELGTLEVDGTTDFAEWVPLEKAAQVPESAADIVRLGIEAWRAQSTQ; from the coding sequence ATGCATTTCACCGAGTACGACACCCGGGTGGCCGCGTACGCCGTCATCATCGACGCAGGGCGGATCCTGCTGAGCTGGTTCAACGGCAACCACCGCACCGAGCCCGGCTGGACGCTTCCGGGCGGCGGTGTCGACTACGGCGAGCAGATGCCCGCCGCGGTCAGACGCGAGGTGAAGGAGGAGACCGGCTACGACGTCGAGGTCGGGGCTCCGCTGACGACCAACGTGTACGTCGTGCCGTTCGAGCCGGGGCGCCGGCCCTACCAGTCCACCCGGGTGATCTTCGAGGCGCGGATCGTCGGGGGTGAGCTGGGCACGCTGGAGGTCGACGGAACCACCGACTTCGCCGAGTGGGTCCCGCTCGAGAAGGCGGCCCAGGTGCCCGAGTCGGCCGCCGACATCGTTCGCCTCGGGATCGAGGCCTGGAGGGCTCAGTCCACCCAGTAG
- a CDS encoding pyridoxamine 5'-phosphate oxidase family protein produces the protein MRTEQVRFPKGYGTPSELLAWEDVRQRLVEAKQFWFAFERPGRSPHVTPLDGIWFEEKLVYGGSPETLHRRLAAAHPKVTVNLPDPWKLVVIEGEVRETGFAPGVAAEIAGLLNAKYPEYGDNVFDPKHYTEGAPVVHPGRIRAWTSFPKDATAFVFD, from the coding sequence ATGCGTACAGAACAGGTTCGGTTCCCGAAGGGCTATGGCACGCCGAGCGAGCTGCTGGCGTGGGAGGACGTACGACAGCGGCTGGTCGAGGCGAAGCAGTTCTGGTTCGCGTTCGAGAGGCCGGGGCGGAGTCCGCACGTGACGCCGCTGGACGGGATCTGGTTCGAGGAGAAGCTGGTCTACGGCGGGAGCCCGGAGACGCTGCACCGGCGGCTGGCGGCCGCGCACCCGAAGGTGACGGTGAACCTGCCTGACCCGTGGAAGCTGGTCGTCATCGAGGGCGAGGTGCGGGAGACGGGCTTCGCTCCGGGGGTCGCCGCGGAGATCGCGGGACTGCTGAACGCGAAGTATCCCGAGTACGGCGACAACGTCTTCGACCCGAAGCACTACACCGAAGGGGCTCCGGTCGTGCATCCCGGCAGGATCCGGGCCTGGACCTCGTTCCCCAAGGACGCGACGGCGTTCGTCTTCGACTGA